A genomic window from Syngnathus typhle isolate RoL2023-S1 ecotype Sweden linkage group LG18, RoL_Styp_1.0, whole genome shotgun sequence includes:
- the zgc:123217 gene encoding chymotrypsin-like protease CTRL-1, translating into MLQTTWALLLGILLTVLGASNAQECGIAPLNPRIVGGENASEGSWPWQVSLHFSGSHICGGSVISEEWVLTAAHCILSTVLDNWLLYFGKLNQSTTNVNEVNRTLSRIIVHPDYDNTTFQNDIALMRLSSPITYTNYIRPICMASNSSQFNNGTRCWGTGWGKLGANETTVAERLQEVEIPIIGNKQCSCVYSLVPNAVISDNTICAGEVGRGICQGDSGGPVQCKQGSAWIQAGLASFGIPCAIGFPEAFTRLSFYEDWIRAQVGAANISFADFTSTGVDPDNSFVCPLSTETPTEDPPNAATLPGLSVIVFFLLGIHLF; encoded by the exons ATGCTGCAGACAACGTGGGCTCTTCTTTTGGGGATACTACTCACAGTTCTAg GTGCCTCAAACGCTCAGG AATGCGGAATTGCACCGCTCAACCCAAGAATCGTCGGAGGTGAAAATGCCTCAGAAGGCTCGTGGCCCTGGCAAGTCAGCTTGCATTTTTCCGGCAGTCACATATGTGGCGGAAGCGTGATCAGCGAAGAGTGGGTGCTCACGGCAGCTCACTGCATTCTCAG CACTGTCCTTGACAATTGGCTGCTGTACTTTGGAAAACTGAATCAAAGTACCACAAATGTTAACGAGGTCAACCGCACTTTGAGCCGGATCATCGTTCATCCCGACTACGACAACACCACCTTTCAAAACGACATCGCGCTCATGAGGCTGAGCAGCCCCATCACTTACACAAACTACATCAGACCCATTTGCATGGCAAGTAACTCCAGCCAGTTCAACAACGGGACCAGGTGCTGGGGGACCGGATGGGGCAAACTCGGAGCTAATG AGACAACTGTGGCCGAGAGACTGCAAGAAGTGGAAATTCCGATCATTGGCAACAAGCAATGCAGCTGCGTCTACAGCTTGGTGCCAAACGCCGTCATCTCCGACAATACGATATGCGCAGGGGAGGTCGGCAGAGGGATATGCCAG GGAGATTCGGGCGGACCCGTGCAGTGTAAGCAAGGCTCAGCGTGGATCCAGGCCGGCCTCGCCAGTTTCGGCATACCCTGCGCCATCGGGTTTCCCGAAGCCTTTACCCGCCTGTCTTTTTACGAAGACTGGATTAGGGCGCAAGTGGGAGCAGCTAACATTAGCTTTGCCGATTTCACCTCGACGGGTGTCGACCCAGACAACAGCTTCGTGTGTCCGTTAAGTACGGAAACCCCTACGGAAGACCCTCCGAACGCTGCGACGCTTCCGGGTCTTTCCGTCATCGTGTTCTTCTTGCTGGGCATTCATCTTTTCTAA